One genomic segment of Suncus etruscus isolate mSunEtr1 chromosome 15, mSunEtr1.pri.cur, whole genome shotgun sequence includes these proteins:
- the C15H16orf82 gene encoding protein TNT, whose product MRTSQSQHSEASRALLLEKPVQVPSTGLQISKGQSSIQNAQGQISNLQLPCHKPSSQLGSSCGIELFQQPRKDTCSDQRKGSRCSSIVKSKGQDSNFSGRSSGYEGDEENSNANLMELNTRKKSSKIHTTSLLATSSLDLYKKRPLSPTVKAKHAGARK is encoded by the exons ATGAG GACCAGCCAGTCCCAACATTCAGAGGCCTCCAGGGCCCTCCTCCTGGAGAAACCAGTGCAGGTGCCCTCCACTGGCCTACAGATCAGCAAAGGCCAATCTTCCATCCAGAACGCTCAAGGACAAATCTCAAACCTACAGTTGCCCTGCCATAAGCCCTCATCTCAACTGGGGTCCAGCTGTGGCATAGAATTGTTCCAGCAGCCCCGGAAAGACACTTGTAGTGACCAGAGAAAAGGCAGCAGATGCTCAAGCATTGTGAAGAGCAAGGGCCAGGACAGTAACTTCAGTGGACGAAGCAGTGGATATGAAGGCGATGAAGAGAACAGCAATGCCAATCTAATGGAGCTCAACACCAGAAAAAAATCCAGCAAAATCCACACCACCTCCCTTCTAGCCACCTCCTCCCTAGATCTCTACAAGAAGCGGCCTCTGAGCCCTACTGTGAAGGCCAAACACGCTGGAGCCAGAAAGTGA